One genomic region from Torulaspora delbrueckii CBS 1146 chromosome 4, complete genome encodes:
- the ZIP2 gene encoding Zip2p (similar to Saccharomyces cerevisiae ZIP2 (YGL249W); ancestral locus Anc_3.576) has translation MIFELWEVVFTERDLAADEGGYEGVRLRTKESIVLKRKSQLLLKQISASRSLDCCFDPIVFSLTHFWLEVIPYTSKDTKQELPKWPQVSVTPFLEYNQEVAKERIKLESQSLETLKWLQGLTPINPKFPCIERIKDNGLEALMLDLYLISMEKVPSGPLKELTAMPSFLQERFMSLTNETLEERAVSRCAGKYDLERFPIVGPLLEGYIIHALSFKDNVRHEKTGEFEEWPIPRETPCERVFQDLQAKLLDHDFDPLDFYKLKVSKVSSATQPKRNKFSPHKVWKVSKEQIRELDWNPLKWMTKEATTTLLSKDVIVAKEYRPHHVSLTFPTMTYNSIDLIDTENKTFGSLKIDNWQMPASMVEGPSTGEITIEKQSSSFREEKDSQEITKISTSLLPHGRSFFDEELRSMLEVKKRRLAGGKENPKPTAQPTSVNMLRILNKVSNNRDTQTEKNLIPAESIPTVNVPLPTPFQELNLHNIKKSVLVNLSRLKHNHSLIRYLTHANNEISLIEQKQSQPYDFVLNPSTCIIRLQLDTFFQMKDSNDLYYEQTLTHLLTEFRKVIVLVEYRDMMETADRDVFWKIRLYLNRPEFEVHLTSSNDEAIGNWICMLARRYSGQFREFNASSTSEEFLLALNLNKFQVQTLLERYHLSSFLHMILDNDTSQLEDTLSPLQVQRIKSMMLLE, from the coding sequence ATGATATTTGAATTATGGGAGGTAGTTTTTACTGAACGAGATTTAGCCGCCGATGAGGGCGGCTACGAAGGTGTTCGCCTTCGAACCAAGGAAAGCATTGTtctaaagaggaaaagCCAGCttttgttgaagcagatATCAGCATCTAGGTCGTTGGACTGTTGCTTCGACCCTATAGTGTTTTCTTTAACGCATTTTTGGTTGGAGGTTATTCCATACACTTCAAAAGATACTAAACAGGAGCTTCCCAAATGGCCACAAGTTTCAGTGACACCTTTCCTAGAGTACAATCAGGAAGTTGCAAAAGAACGAATTAAGCTTGAAAGTCAAAGTTTAGAGACATTGAAATGGTTACAAGGATTAACGCCAATCAACCCCAAGTTTCCATGTATCGAGCGAATTAAAGACAATGGTTTGGAAGCGCTGATGTTAGACCTTTACTTAATATCCATGGAAAAGGTTCCAAGCGGTCCGCTGAAAGAGCTAACTGCAATGCCCAGTTTCTTACAGGAACGTTTTATGTCACTAACGAATGAAACTTTAGAAGAAAGAGCGGTATCACGGTGCGCAGGAAAGTATGATTTGGAGCGTTTCCCAATAGTGGGGCCGCTGTTGGAGGGCTACATTATCCATGCTCTaagtttcaaagataatGTCCGGCATGAGAAAACCGGGGAATTCGAAGAGTGGCCCATTCCCAGAGAAACACCTTGTGAACGAGTCTTCCAAGATCTGCAAGCAAAGCTTCTAGATCATGATTTCGATCCTTTAGATTTTTATAAGCTTAAAGTATCGAAGGTGAGTTCTGCTACACAACCGAAGAGGAATAAGTTCTCGCCGCACAAAGTCTGGAAGGTTTCCAAAGAGCAGATCAGAGAACTTGATTGGAATCCATTAAAGTGGATGACCAAAGAGGCCACTACTACACTACTTTCGAAAGATGTAATAGTAGCGAAGGAGTATCGGCCACATCACGTATCTTTAACGTTCCCAACCATGACATAcaattcaattgatctgaTAGACACCGAAAACAAGACATTTGGTTCCTTGAAGATAGACAATTGGCAGATGCCAGCAAGTATGGTCGAGGGGCCTTCGACTGGAGAGATCACAATAGAAAAACAGTCATCGAGCTTCAGGGAAGAAAAGGACTCACAGGAAATTACCAAGATAAGCACATCTCTTCTGCCTCACGGTAGGTCATTTTTTGATGAGGAATTGAGATCGATGCTTGAGGTCAAAAAAAGAAGGCTGGCTGGCGGAAAGGAAAATCCCAAGCCTACTGCCCAGCCCACGAGCGTCAACATGTTACGAATACTCAACAAGGTATCGAACAACCGAGACACTCAAACTGAGAAAAACTTAATACCGGCTGAAAGCATTCCGACTGTCAACGTTCCACTTCCGACACCTTTCCAGGAGCTAAACCTCCATAACATCAAAAAGAGTGTTCTCGTTAATCTCAGTCGGCTGAAACACAATCACAGCCTAATAAGATATTTGACGCATGCAAATAATGAGATTAGCCTTATTGAACAGAAGCAGTCCCAACCGTACGATTTTGTTCTGAATCCGTCGACATGTATTATCAGGCTCCAGTTGGATACCTTCTTCCAGATGAAAGACAGCAATGACTTATACTATGAGCAGACTCTCACACACCTTTTAACTGAATTTAGAAAAGTCATAGTACTAGTAGAGTACCGCGATATGATGGAAACAGCTGATCGAGATGTATTTTGGAAAATCCGCCTATATCTTAACAGACCAGAGTTCGAAGTCCATTTAACATCCTCTAATGATGAAGCGATAGGAAATTGGATCTGTATGCTAGCCAGGAGGTATTCTGGTCAGTTCAGAGAGTTCAATGCCTCCAGCACTAGCGAAGAGTTCTTGCTAGCTCTCAACTTGAATAAATTTCAGGTTCAAACACTTCTTGAAAGGTACCACCTCTCAAGCTTCCTTCATATGATCTTGGACAATGACACTTCGCAGTTGGAAGACACGCTTTCACCATTACAGGTTCAGAGAATCAAGAGTATGATGCTTTTagagtga
- the RET2 gene encoding coatomer subunit delta (similar to Saccharomyces cerevisiae RET2 (YFR051C); ancestral locus Anc_3.575) has protein sequence MVVLAASITTRTGKPLLSRQFREITKDRVLELLSNFQSLVTNISSDHTFVEDEHVRYVYRPFDDYYIILITNRQSNIIMDLSTLNLFSQTVNSYLSSYDEAEIFENAFEILSSFDEIVVMGYKENLSITQVNTYLSLESHEERIQEIIERNKEFEATEERKRRAKEIARREQERKMGIAPSEFGAPSNRFMASNDPNVTNAYNSYYSHASPAAQQSYLHSQKEVAVESYGSKPVETAQRPVGRGMKLTGQSKRNIGTSARSSTATRASQQEPEEEKPANNGILISIKETVNAEITRDGAISSSELKGVLELRVNDRSLAHAKLTLDDSVDVKDRSLQFKTHPNIDKAEFLKSKTIGLRDQDKAFPSNDQSLGVLRWRKVGAADDKSLVPLEISTWVSPSEDSEGVFEVTVEYETNENCKQPLENVLFTIPVVTENVSINAENNEHNVNIVTVDGDVGVIVKLDSIAPGSSGVFGLVIEAGYEDALFPINIDFKSSETTGKSLTGVAVAEVTSSQEEDQKLPYDVITSLKSEEYIIV, from the coding sequence ATGGTTGTTCTAGCGGCTTCGATTACAACACGGACGGGGAAACCTTTGTTGTCGCGTCAATTCAGGGAGATCACTAAAGATCGTGTGCTGGAATTGTTGTCGAACTTCCAGAGTCTGGTTACCAACATTTCCTCCGACCATACTTTTGTGGAAGATGAGCACGTAAGATACGTGTATAGACCATTTGATGATTACTATATCATATTGATCACGAATCGTCAATCTAACATCATAATGGATCTTTCGACGCTAAATCTGTTCTCTCAGACTGTCAATTCCTATTTGAGTAGTTACGATGAGGCagagatttttgagaatgCTTTCGAAATTCTCAGTTCATTCGACGAGATTGTGGTAATGGGATACAAAGAAAATCTATCGATCACCCAGGTCAACACGTACTTGTCGCTGGAATCGCATGAGGAgagaattcaagaaattattGAGCGTaacaaagagtttgaagcCACTGAAGAGAGGAAACGTCGTGCCAAGGAAATCGCCCGCAGGGAACAGGAGAGGAAGATGGGTATTGCACCTTCTGAGTTTGGTGCTCCATCAAACAGGTTCATGGCAAGCAACGATCCTAACGTAACCAATGCATACAATAGCTACTATAGCCACGCTTCTCCTGCAGCTCAGCAATCATACTTACACTCACAGAAGGAAGTAGCAGTTGAGAGCTATGGCTCCAAACCGGTGGAAACTGCACAACGCCCGGTTGGCAGAGGTATGAAATTGACGGGCCAGTCCAAACGTAACATCGGCACGTCAGCTAGATCATCTACGGCAACCAGGGCTTCACAGCAAGagccagaagaagagaaaccCGCCAACAACGGTATTCTGATCTCGATCAAGGAAACCGTTAACGCTGAAATCACTCGCGATGGCGCAATCAGCTCTTCCGAACTCAAGGGTGTTCTGGAGCTACGAGTCAACGACCGCTCCCTAGCCCACGCTAAATTGACACTCGATGATAGTGTGGACGTCAAGGATAGATCATTACAGTTCAAGACACATCCAAACATCGACAAGGCAGAGTTTTTGAAATCCAAGACCATCGGCTTGAGGGATCAGGACAAGGCCTTCCCCTCTAACGACCAGAGTCTTGGTGTGCTCAGATGGCGTAAAGTTGGTGCCGCAGACGACAAAAGCCTCGTGCCACTCGAAATCTCTACCTGGGTATCTCCTTCTGAGGATAGCGAAGGTGTATTTGAAGTCACAGTAGAATATGAGACCAACGAAAACTGTAAGCAACCACTAGAGAACGTCCTATTCACAATTCCTGTGGTCACAGAAAATGTCTCGATCAACGCCGAAAATAACGAGCACAATGTTAACATCGTGACTGTCGATGGCGATGTCGGCGTCATCGTCAAGCTTGATTCCATCGCACCGGGCTCCTCCGGTGTCTTTGGACTAGTCATCGAAGCCGGCTACGAAGACGCCTTGTTCCCAATCAACATCGATTTCAAGAGTTCCGAGACCACTGGCAAGAGTTTAACCGGTGTAGCTGTCGCAGAAGTCACTAGCTCGCAGGAGGAGGATCAGAAACTGCCCTACGATGTGATCACTTCGCTCAAAAGCGAGGAATATATTATAGTCTAA